The proteins below are encoded in one region of Vibrio sp. ED004:
- a CDS encoding LysR substrate-binding domain-containing protein: MRERTPPFQGIYYFYTAAETGSFKLAAEKLFVTAAAISQQIRQLEEWLGADLFIRQHRKIVLTHEGEVLYLQAKKGFAHIQDGVRRINQDPNPTQLSISTVPSFAQHWLVPRIGDFRDRHPDLSMLIEPTNKLVTFEDSAVDVCVRYGHGNYPNIESRWLMDEVVYPVCHPIYQERYGIYDISDLHKAELIEDRWPDMDWNLWLDVVGAKAGRSSLQFDGSHFVLEGALSVQGVALVKHSLVYRYLQEKKLVRIGNIALKPKYNYFLCAPPGYFHREKIKRFEEWMQAQVKLFGDTGREELSIIHTDYEFKWSDNS, translated from the coding sequence GTGAGAGAACGAACCCCACCATTCCAAGGGATCTACTATTTTTATACTGCGGCTGAAACTGGCAGTTTTAAGCTCGCAGCAGAAAAGCTATTTGTCACGGCTGCAGCAATCAGCCAACAAATTCGCCAACTTGAAGAATGGTTAGGCGCAGACCTGTTTATTCGCCAGCACCGAAAAATAGTATTAACTCATGAAGGTGAAGTGCTCTATCTGCAAGCGAAGAAAGGCTTTGCTCATATTCAAGATGGAGTAAGACGAATAAACCAAGACCCTAACCCCACTCAGTTATCGATTTCTACCGTGCCCTCTTTTGCACAACATTGGTTAGTGCCTAGAATTGGCGACTTCCGCGACCGTCACCCAGATTTATCTATGTTAATAGAACCGACCAACAAACTGGTTACCTTTGAAGACTCAGCTGTAGATGTCTGTGTTCGATATGGTCATGGTAACTACCCAAATATTGAATCACGTTGGTTAATGGACGAAGTGGTTTACCCTGTCTGCCATCCTATCTACCAAGAAAGATATGGAATCTATGACATCAGCGATCTGCATAAGGCAGAGTTAATTGAAGACCGTTGGCCTGATATGGATTGGAATCTATGGTTAGACGTTGTTGGGGCGAAGGCAGGCCGTTCGTCACTGCAATTTGACGGCTCACATTTTGTTTTAGAGGGTGCATTATCCGTTCAAGGTGTAGCCTTAGTTAAGCACAGCTTGGTGTATCGCTATTTGCAGGAAAAGAAACTCGTACGCATCGGTAACATCGCACTGAAGCCTAAATACAATTACTTTTTATGCGCACCTCCAGGCTACTTCCATCGAGAAAAGATAAAACGCTTCGAAGAATGGATGCAGGCTCAAGTTAAATTGTTTGGTGATACAGGTAGAGAAGAATTGTCGATTATCCACACCGATTACGAATTTAAATGGTCTGATAATTCATAA
- the tnpB gene encoding IS66 family insertion sequence element accessory protein TnpB (TnpB, as the term is used for proteins encoded by IS66 family insertion elements, is considered an accessory protein, since TnpC, encoded by a neighboring gene, is a DDE family transposase.) — translation MKHMLSAPEIYLYRESVDFRKSINGLAAIIESDTDLPLGSGALFLFTNKQRDKIKVLYWDETGFALWYKRLEKAKYKWPTKEQNEVFTLTQFELDRLLSGFTIIGHKPVQINDFTMT, via the coding sequence ATGAAACATATGCTCAGCGCACCAGAGATTTATCTGTATCGTGAGAGTGTCGATTTTAGAAAGTCCATCAATGGCCTCGCGGCGATTATCGAAAGTGACACCGATTTACCCTTGGGAAGCGGCGCACTGTTCCTGTTCACCAATAAACAGCGCGACAAAATCAAAGTGCTGTACTGGGATGAAACTGGCTTTGCGCTTTGGTATAAACGCCTTGAAAAAGCCAAGTATAAATGGCCTACAAAAGAGCAAAATGAAGTGTTTACCCTGACTCAATTCGAACTTGATAGACTGCTTTCTGGCTTCACGATTATCGGCCATAAACCCGTTCAAATAAACGATTTTACAATGACTTAA
- the fusA gene encoding elongation factor G → MADLSKYRNIGIFAHVDAGKTTTTERILKLTGQIHKTGEVHDGESTTDFMEQEAERGITIQSAAVSCFWNDHRLNVIDTPGHVDFTVEVYRSLKVLDGGIGVFCGSGGVEPQSETNWRYANESEVSRLIFVNKLDRMGADFYNVVDQVKNVLGATPLVMVLPIGREDEFVGVVDLLSRKAYVWDDTGLPENYEIKDVPADMVDDVEQYREELIETAVEQDDDLMEAYMEGEEPSIEDIKRCIRKGTRDIAFFPTFCGSAFKNKGMQLILDAVVDYLPAPTEVDPQPLMDENGEETGEHAIVSTDETFKALAFKIMDDRFGALTFVRIYSGKLNKGDTILNSFTGKTERVGRMVEMQADDRNELTSAQAGDIIAIVGMKNVQTGHTLCDPKHQVTLEPMVFPTPVISIAVSPKDKGGSEKMGIAIGKMVAEDPSFQVETDEETGETILKGMGELHLDIKVDILKRTYGVDLTVGAPQVAYRETITQAIEDSYTHKKQSGGSGQFGKIDYRIKPGEAGSGFKFNSVVVGGNVPKEFWPAVEKGFASMMENGVLAGFPTLDVEVELFDGGFHAVDSSAIAFEIAAKGAFRQSMPKAGAQLLEPIMNVDVFTPDDHVGDVIGDLNRRRGMIKDQQAGVTGVRIKADVPLSEMFGYIGHLRTITSGRGQFSMEFAQYAPCPTNVADEVIAKVKAEKEAGK, encoded by the coding sequence ATGGCAGATTTATCGAAATACAGAAACATTGGTATTTTCGCGCACGTTGATGCGGGTAAAACAACTACCACTGAGCGTATCCTTAAGCTAACTGGTCAAATCCACAAGACTGGTGAAGTACATGATGGCGAATCAACGACTGACTTCATGGAACAGGAAGCTGAGCGCGGTATTACTATCCAATCAGCAGCTGTAAGCTGTTTTTGGAACGATCACCGTCTAAACGTTATCGATACTCCTGGACACGTTGACTTCACAGTTGAAGTATACCGTTCTCTTAAAGTTCTTGATGGCGGTATCGGTGTATTCTGTGGTTCTGGTGGTGTTGAACCTCAATCAGAAACTAACTGGCGCTACGCTAACGAATCAGAAGTATCTCGTCTGATCTTCGTTAACAAACTAGACCGTATGGGTGCAGATTTCTACAACGTTGTTGACCAAGTTAAAAACGTTCTAGGTGCTACTCCTCTAGTTATGGTTCTACCAATCGGTCGTGAAGACGAATTCGTTGGTGTTGTAGACCTACTAAGCCGTAAAGCATACGTTTGGGATGACACTGGTCTTCCTGAAAACTACGAAATCAAAGATGTTCCTGCGGACATGGTTGATGACGTTGAGCAATACCGTGAAGAGCTAATCGAAACTGCTGTAGAGCAAGACGATGACCTAATGGAAGCTTACATGGAAGGTGAAGAGCCTTCTATCGAAGACATCAAGCGTTGTATCCGTAAAGGTACTCGTGATATCGCATTCTTCCCAACGTTCTGTGGTTCTGCGTTCAAGAACAAAGGTATGCAACTTATCCTTGATGCTGTAGTAGATTACCTACCAGCACCAACTGAAGTTGATCCTCAGCCTCTAATGGATGAGAACGGCGAAGAAACTGGCGAACACGCTATCGTTTCTACAGATGAGACTTTCAAAGCGCTTGCATTCAAAATCATGGATGACCGCTTCGGTGCTCTAACTTTCGTTCGTATTTACTCTGGTAAACTGAACAAAGGTGACACGATTCTTAACTCATTCACTGGCAAGACTGAACGTGTTGGCCGTATGGTTGAGATGCAAGCTGATGACCGTAACGAACTAACTAGCGCACAAGCTGGTGACATCATTGCGATCGTTGGTATGAAGAACGTGCAAACTGGTCACACTCTATGTGATCCTAAGCACCAAGTAACGCTTGAGCCAATGGTATTCCCAACTCCAGTAATCTCAATCGCTGTATCTCCAAAAGATAAAGGCGGTTCTGAGAAAATGGGTATCGCGATCGGTAAAATGGTTGCAGAAGATCCATCTTTCCAAGTTGAGACTGACGAAGAGACTGGCGAAACTATCCTGAAAGGTATGGGTGAACTTCACCTAGACATCAAGGTAGATATCCTTAAGCGTACATACGGCGTTGACCTAACTGTAGGTGCTCCTCAAGTTGCTTACCGTGAAACTATCACTCAAGCAATTGAAGATAGCTACACGCACAAGAAGCAATCTGGTGGTTCTGGTCAATTCGGTAAGATCGATTACCGTATCAAACCAGGCGAAGCAGGTTCTGGCTTCAAGTTCAACTCTGTAGTTGTGGGCGGTAACGTTCCTAAAGAATTCTGGCCTGCAGTTGAGAAAGGCTTCGCATCTATGATGGAAAACGGCGTACTAGCTGGCTTCCCAACTCTAGACGTTGAAGTTGAACTTTTCGATGGTGGTTTCCACGCAGTCGATTCATCTGCTATCGCATTTGAAATCGCAGCGAAAGGCGCATTCCGTCAATCTATGCCTAAAGCTGGCGCGCAACTTCTTGAGCCAATCATGAACGTTGACGTGTTCACTCCAGACGATCACGTTGGTGATGTTATCGGTGACCTTAACCGTCGTCGTGGCATGATCAAAGATCAACAAGCTGGCGTAACTGGTGTTCGTATTAAAGCTGACGTACCTCTTTCTGAGATGTTCGGCTACATCGGTCACCTACGTACTATCACTTCTGGTCGTGGCCAATTCTCTATGGAATTCGCACAATACGCACCATGTCCAACTAACGTTGCTGACGAAGTGATTGCAAAAGTTAAAGCAGAAAAAGAAGCTGGTAAGTAA
- the serB gene encoding phosphoserine phosphatase encodes MDAQKYLPIKRHTTLLTRLPETRFASQLAKAKANWIVFGEYLSPQSFDDIDFFTGTYNTILDTWKVGHYEVALMSGNLTPAHEEILQALKLDYACLSEVPDLSKPGLIVMDMDSTAIQIECIDEIAKLAGVGELVSEITERAMQGELDFEQSLRQRVGALKGADEAILEQVRQSLPFMPDLVGLVNTLNKLGWKTAIASGGFTYFSDYLKDTLDLDHAQSNTLEIVKGKLTGEVLGDVVSAQTKADILVELAEEYELELHNTVAVGDGANDLVMMGSAGLGIAYHAKPKVEQQAQTAVRYAGLGGVLCILSGVLAKQQKISWQAKP; translated from the coding sequence ATGGACGCTCAGAAATATCTGCCGATTAAAAGGCATACTACATTATTAACTCGACTCCCCGAGACTCGTTTCGCTTCTCAACTCGCTAAGGCAAAGGCCAACTGGATTGTATTTGGTGAGTACCTATCTCCACAATCTTTTGATGACATCGATTTTTTCACCGGCACTTACAACACCATTCTTGATACGTGGAAAGTTGGACATTACGAAGTGGCACTGATGTCTGGAAACTTAACGCCTGCCCACGAAGAAATCCTACAAGCATTGAAGCTTGATTATGCTTGCCTTAGCGAGGTCCCAGACTTATCTAAGCCAGGTTTGATTGTGATGGATATGGATTCCACAGCGATTCAGATTGAATGTATTGATGAAATTGCAAAGCTGGCTGGAGTAGGAGAGCTAGTTTCTGAAATTACAGAGCGAGCTATGCAAGGTGAGTTAGACTTTGAACAAAGCCTACGTCAACGAGTGGGCGCACTGAAAGGTGCCGATGAAGCTATTCTTGAGCAAGTGCGTCAATCACTGCCATTCATGCCTGATCTTGTTGGGCTTGTGAATACGTTGAATAAGTTAGGCTGGAAGACGGCTATCGCATCTGGTGGCTTTACTTACTTCTCGGACTACTTGAAAGACACGTTAGACCTAGACCATGCTCAGTCGAACACATTAGAAATCGTCAAAGGCAAACTGACGGGTGAAGTTCTCGGTGATGTGGTTTCGGCGCAAACCAAAGCCGACATCTTAGTAGAACTCGCTGAAGAGTATGAGCTGGAATTGCACAATACGGTTGCTGTAGGCGATGGTGCGAATGACTTGGTGATGATGGGTTCTGCAGGTTTAGGTATTGCTTACCATGCGAAACCAAAAGTAGAGCAGCAAGCTCAAACCGCTGTGCGTTACGCTGGTTTAGGTGGTGTGCTTTGTATCTTGTCGGGTGTATTGGCTAAGCAGCAAAAAATCAGCTGGCAGGCAAAACCTTAA
- a CDS encoding YtjB family periplasmic protein, translating to MNESLFSIRNALRMLALILLATMFVVTIKNTVVISKGNEKIQAKQLETLTKLLISQASLSASKMITQQDQERLLDLTNQLSQDRLVFDTTIYDAEGIRLASSEKALSVREVLGLDTPLSTASIGRQQLVEPIYSAEHTIIGFIRVTFETGKMTAISDHHYRKSDRYMIGMVLMGFVSGVLFIMLIRRRPTKSGENLLLKNVNS from the coding sequence ATGAATGAATCATTGTTCTCAATACGTAACGCTTTACGAATGCTAGCCCTCATTTTGTTGGCTACCATGTTCGTTGTAACGATTAAAAATACGGTCGTGATCAGTAAAGGTAACGAGAAGATCCAAGCGAAACAGCTGGAAACTCTTACCAAGCTGCTTATCTCTCAGGCATCACTTTCAGCCAGTAAAATGATAACGCAACAAGACCAAGAACGACTGCTTGACCTGACCAATCAGCTATCTCAAGACCGACTGGTATTCGATACCACCATCTACGATGCTGAAGGTATTAGACTGGCTTCGAGCGAAAAAGCACTCTCTGTACGTGAGGTTCTTGGCTTAGACACGCCACTTTCAACCGCAAGTATCGGTAGACAGCAATTAGTTGAACCTATTTATTCTGCAGAACATACGATCATCGGCTTTATTCGAGTAACCTTCGAAACAGGTAAGATGACAGCGATTTCAGATCACCACTACCGCAAGAGCGATCGTTATATGATTGGTATGGTTTTGATGGGCTTCGTCAGTGGTGTGCTGTTCATCATGTTGATTCGTAGAAGACCAACTAAGTCAGGCGAGAACTTACTGCTGAAAAACGTAAACTCATAA
- the radA gene encoding DNA repair protein RadA produces MAKAKRAYVCNDCGADFPRWQGQCNACGAWNTITEVRLAASPQVARNERLSGYAGGATESSVQTLSEIDLQEVPRFSSGFKELDRVLGGGVVPGAAILIGGNPGAGKSTLLLQTMCQLSSQLPTLYVTGEESLQQVAMRASRLGLPKEHLKMLSETNVDKICQVAEKEQPKIMVIDSIQVMHVADVQSSPGSVAQVRESATALTRYAKQNNVAVFLVGHVTKDGTLAGPKVLEHIIDCSVLLDGGTDSRFRTLRSHKNRFGAVNELGVFAMTGQGLKEVSNPSAIFLSRGEEEASGSSVMVVWEGTRPLLVEIQALVDYSQLANPRRVAVGLEQNRLSLLLAVLHKHGGLQMADQDVFVNVVGGVKVTETSADLALVMALLSSFRDRALPKDVVVFGEVGLAGEIRPVPSGQERLNEAFKHGFKKAIVPAANMPKGGIPGMQIHGVKKLSEAINAFDEL; encoded by the coding sequence ATGGCTAAGGCAAAGCGAGCTTATGTGTGTAATGACTGTGGTGCCGATTTTCCACGTTGGCAAGGGCAGTGCAATGCATGTGGTGCTTGGAACACGATTACAGAAGTTAGGTTAGCGGCTTCCCCTCAGGTTGCACGTAATGAACGGTTGAGTGGTTATGCGGGCGGTGCAACTGAATCTTCGGTTCAAACGCTGTCAGAAATCGACCTGCAAGAAGTACCGCGTTTTAGCAGTGGCTTTAAAGAGCTCGACCGAGTACTCGGTGGTGGTGTCGTACCGGGCGCTGCGATCCTGATTGGTGGTAACCCAGGTGCCGGTAAATCAACGCTGCTATTACAAACCATGTGTCAGCTTTCTTCTCAATTACCGACTCTCTATGTCACAGGAGAAGAATCCCTACAGCAGGTCGCGATGCGTGCGTCTCGACTTGGATTGCCAAAAGAGCACCTAAAGATGCTCTCAGAAACGAACGTGGATAAGATCTGTCAGGTTGCCGAAAAAGAACAACCTAAGATCATGGTTATCGACTCGATCCAAGTTATGCACGTTGCGGATGTTCAATCTTCTCCGGGCAGTGTTGCACAGGTTCGTGAATCGGCAACCGCATTAACGCGCTACGCGAAACAGAATAACGTTGCTGTGTTCTTAGTTGGACACGTAACTAAAGACGGTACCTTAGCGGGGCCAAAAGTACTTGAGCACATTATTGACTGTTCCGTTCTATTAGATGGCGGAACCGATAGCCGTTTTAGAACGCTACGCAGCCACAAAAACCGTTTTGGTGCAGTGAATGAACTGGGTGTGTTTGCGATGACAGGCCAAGGGCTAAAAGAAGTCAGCAACCCATCCGCTATCTTCTTGTCTCGTGGTGAAGAAGAAGCCTCGGGCAGTTCTGTCATGGTGGTGTGGGAAGGTACGCGCCCGCTTCTTGTCGAAATCCAAGCGCTGGTGGATTATTCACAGCTGGCTAACCCACGTCGCGTCGCTGTCGGCCTAGAGCAAAACAGGCTTTCTCTGTTATTAGCGGTGCTGCATAAACACGGCGGCTTACAAATGGCTGACCAAGATGTGTTTGTGAATGTCGTCGGTGGTGTTAAAGTAACCGAAACCAGTGCTGATCTTGCGTTGGTGATGGCTCTACTTTCTAGTTTCAGAGACCGCGCATTGCCAAAAGATGTGGTGGTATTTGGAGAAGTAGGCCTAGCGGGTGAGATTCGACCTGTACCGAGCGGACAAGAGCGTTTAAATGAAGCATTTAAACACGGCTTTAAGAAAGCAATCGTACCGGCAGCGAACATGCCTAAAGGTGGCATTCCAGGAATGCAGATCCACGGTGTGAAAAAATTATCGGAAGCAATTAATGCTTTTGATGAGTTGTAA
- a CDS encoding PilZ domain-containing protein: MQQSEILSVAERLIPAYHAEDFEFLLSQMTEGESPSLKLLVKMELNRIMAPCTKSIDLRGRIDNECRQFTLDGRKHWLDDIALNAYQRGTKKFKGYTEGAWELVMTPRTQPLRSVVNTSSQDSHDITSANSPFEAEAINLGYDLKRQENRLKISSQVEITTSKGQSLHGVTVDISPSGAKFKVPSAFRYNLGEIISVKFTELVEKSQENDVNQAVEFRVLGIDESYENNAVKFLRTIKVSDTNIVARLLDESLNSTSKKTSHENQDRIIRTRTRGIEHTYLKHTCNLPLFFSGSELKLALLTDNNHPLWQYWHDERNQQALGTLFNEQRMNLLAKPGVKGTSNVIYSFTHEHQNKTLFYSMMLPEASREQRQLFWHIGGKRKSWKAFKFSVFELSDTERQALAKHSDTLAQSSAQLTHCGILQEIGDHESAADYLLSEKPRIPSNELNRFRHPRTVVGNIQSIYFDSQTRRKEPRYQFKSPLQLTSQDGAAANGHTLDISKRGLSITLEHPMVLKINDPVLVNFNELQLYDKNLPLSTVPYHVIRVSPNGRNVQLVIAENAKTMRTIAFLNGLIDQNQSKLIKKKEILPTNSLLESLHNILLSKMVSNPIFIDKPSSTLRCKIIGVNFPLNKHLTLLAKLGHNQKFSLEPIFKGHTSSLLAEPLKRIEGAEPKHHDVYIAAVKFGDKIQSVHTKLVKDFASAKERILFIKKAQHLGDVYVLRVTTAPIFNPLTTLFQSDLEELARISMHQAKKLENEITAFIGYGEIEDITDEVLIRLELTR; the protein is encoded by the coding sequence ATGCAGCAATCTGAAATTCTATCTGTAGCAGAACGTTTAATCCCGGCTTACCACGCCGAAGATTTCGAATTCCTTCTTTCTCAAATGACAGAAGGGGAATCGCCGTCTCTGAAGCTGCTCGTTAAAATGGAACTGAATCGTATCATGGCTCCGTGTACAAAGAGCATTGATTTACGCGGGCGTATTGATAATGAGTGTCGTCAGTTCACTCTCGATGGCCGTAAGCACTGGCTCGATGACATTGCTTTGAACGCGTATCAACGTGGTACAAAAAAGTTTAAAGGTTACACCGAGGGCGCATGGGAGTTAGTAATGACTCCGCGAACTCAGCCCCTTCGCAGTGTTGTTAATACTTCGTCTCAAGATAGCCACGACATCACAAGCGCTAACAGCCCGTTTGAAGCGGAAGCCATTAACCTAGGTTACGACTTAAAGCGCCAAGAAAACAGACTCAAGATTAGTTCACAGGTTGAGATCACCACATCGAAAGGGCAAAGCCTACACGGTGTTACGGTCGATATTTCCCCTTCAGGTGCAAAATTTAAGGTGCCAAGTGCCTTTCGCTATAACCTTGGTGAAATCATCAGCGTCAAATTCACAGAACTTGTCGAAAAGTCTCAAGAAAACGACGTTAACCAAGCCGTAGAATTTCGCGTTCTGGGTATTGATGAATCATACGAGAACAACGCAGTTAAATTTCTGAGAACTATCAAGGTAAGCGACACCAATATTGTGGCTCGCTTACTTGATGAGTCTTTAAATAGCACCAGTAAGAAAACCAGCCATGAGAACCAAGATAGGATCATTCGAACTCGCACACGAGGCATTGAACACACCTATCTAAAACACACCTGTAACCTTCCTTTATTCTTCAGTGGTAGCGAACTCAAGCTTGCATTACTTACGGATAACAACCATCCGTTGTGGCAATACTGGCACGACGAGCGTAACCAACAAGCTCTGGGTACCCTGTTCAACGAACAACGAATGAACTTATTGGCTAAGCCTGGTGTAAAAGGTACCAGTAACGTCATCTATTCGTTTACCCACGAACATCAGAATAAGACCTTGTTTTACTCGATGATGCTCCCAGAAGCCTCTCGTGAGCAAAGACAACTGTTCTGGCACATTGGTGGTAAACGTAAAAGTTGGAAGGCGTTCAAGTTCTCAGTGTTCGAACTATCCGATACCGAGCGACAAGCGTTAGCCAAACACTCAGACACGTTAGCTCAAAGCTCAGCGCAACTGACGCATTGCGGCATTTTGCAAGAAATTGGCGATCATGAAAGTGCAGCTGATTATCTATTGAGTGAAAAGCCACGCATTCCAAGCAATGAACTGAACCGTTTCCGTCACCCACGCACTGTGGTTGGGAATATTCAAAGTATCTACTTTGACTCTCAGACTCGTCGTAAAGAGCCGAGATACCAGTTTAAATCACCGTTACAACTCACCTCACAAGATGGTGCAGCAGCGAACGGGCACACCTTAGACATCTCGAAGCGTGGACTTAGCATTACCCTTGAGCACCCAATGGTACTTAAGATTAATGACCCTGTATTAGTCAACTTCAATGAGCTACAGCTCTATGATAAAAACTTGCCACTGAGCACAGTGCCTTATCATGTGATTCGCGTAAGCCCGAATGGTCGAAACGTACAATTGGTTATTGCTGAGAATGCCAAGACAATGCGAACTATCGCTTTCCTTAACGGGCTTATCGACCAAAACCAAAGCAAACTGATTAAAAAGAAAGAGATACTGCCAACCAACTCGTTGCTCGAATCGTTGCACAATATATTGCTGAGTAAGATGGTCAGTAACCCTATCTTCATTGATAAGCCAAGCTCAACGCTGCGCTGTAAGATCATTGGTGTGAACTTCCCACTGAATAAGCACCTCACTCTACTGGCTAAGCTTGGACACAACCAAAAGTTCTCACTAGAACCGATCTTTAAGGGTCACACTAGCTCATTACTGGCTGAGCCACTGAAAAGAATCGAAGGCGCAGAGCCTAAACATCATGACGTGTATATTGCTGCGGTGAAATTTGGCGACAAAATCCAATCGGTGCATACCAAGTTGGTAAAAGATTTCGCCTCGGCAAAAGAGCGCATCTTATTCATCAAGAAGGCACAGCACTTAGGTGATGTGTATGTACTGCGTGTAACAACCGCACCAATCTTTAATCCATTGACCACTTTGTTCCAATCGGACTTAGAAGAACTGGCACGAATTAGCATGCACCAAGCGAAGAAACTAGAGAATGAGATCACCGCTTTTATCGGCTATGGTGAAATTGAAGACATTACCGACGAAGTCTTGATTCGATTAGAGCTTACTCGTTAG
- a CDS encoding VF530 family protein, giving the protein MTQENNPLHGITLQKLLTELVEHYGWEELSYMVNINCFKKDPSIKSSLKFLRKTDWARTKVEQIYIDLKR; this is encoded by the coding sequence ATGACACAAGAAAATAACCCACTTCACGGTATCACTCTTCAAAAGCTACTGACTGAATTGGTTGAACATTACGGTTGGGAAGAGTTGAGTTACATGGTCAACATCAACTGTTTCAAAAAAGATCCGAGTATTAAATCTAGCCTAAAGTTTTTGCGTAAAACAGACTGGGCTCGTACCAAAGTAGAGCAGATCTACATCGACTTAAAGCGTTAA
- a CDS encoding LysR substrate-binding domain-containing protein — protein MDNRLRHLSGLRYFEVAARLSSYSKAAEELFVSQAAVSQKIRQLEEQLECKLFIRKGREMALTQEGRTLFTHVSHGFKELVAGLNKIQSEPLQGVIIVRSPPSFASRWLLPRLWKFSVKHPEIPIKILTGCDTPNLKHGEIDVAIRQGEDLCVEQGLALEILFNEPLYPFCSPELANSLKFTSPEQLLKCWLIQFEGGLFPWEEWFRQADIPMQDSTVQWMEVGTFDMGLTTVMAGHGVCLATDSLAGDFIERGLLVKPFNIGMTPGVQVNLCFDPSSPRKERIEAFTEWLHEEVSEISKS, from the coding sequence ATGGACAATCGACTACGCCACCTTTCCGGACTGCGCTATTTTGAAGTAGCAGCTCGTTTAAGTAGCTATAGCAAGGCAGCGGAAGAGCTCTTTGTTAGCCAAGCCGCTGTTAGCCAAAAGATCCGACAGTTAGAGGAGCAACTTGAGTGTAAGTTGTTCATTAGAAAAGGGCGTGAAATGGCTCTGACTCAAGAGGGCCGGACTCTCTTCACACATGTATCACACGGATTCAAAGAGCTTGTTGCCGGATTAAACAAGATTCAGTCGGAGCCGCTACAAGGCGTAATCATAGTTCGAAGTCCTCCCTCTTTTGCTTCACGTTGGTTGTTGCCGAGGCTTTGGAAGTTCTCAGTCAAACATCCCGAGATACCAATCAAGATCCTGACAGGATGTGATACTCCTAACCTAAAGCATGGTGAAATTGATGTCGCTATTCGGCAAGGAGAAGACCTGTGTGTTGAGCAAGGCTTAGCGCTTGAAATACTCTTCAATGAACCTTTATATCCCTTTTGCTCACCTGAACTCGCTAACTCTTTAAAATTTACTTCGCCAGAACAGCTACTTAAGTGTTGGCTGATCCAATTTGAGGGTGGTCTCTTCCCTTGGGAGGAATGGTTCAGACAGGCGGATATACCAATGCAAGACAGCACCGTCCAATGGATGGAAGTGGGTACCTTTGATATGGGTTTAACGACGGTGATGGCTGGTCATGGAGTTTGTCTAGCAACAGATAGCTTGGCTGGAGACTTTATCGAACGTGGCCTACTTGTGAAGCCCTTTAATATTGGGATGACACCAGGCGTCCAAGTTAACTTATGTTTTGACCCTAGCTCACCGAGAAAAGAACGTATTGAGGCATTTACTGAGTGGTTGCATGAAGAAGTGTCTGAAATATCTAAGAGCTAA
- a CDS encoding DUF1127 domain-containing protein, producing MNTITATSNTHHSFLSGKKFYSKFRTYLQNRRTRKHLAELSDHLLEDVGITREPANEEMRKSFWE from the coding sequence ATGAACACGATAACCGCGACATCAAATACTCATCATTCATTCTTATCAGGTAAGAAATTCTATTCTAAATTTAGGACTTATCTTCAGAATCGCAGAACGAGAAAACACCTAGCTGAGCTATCGGATCATTTACTTGAAGATGTTGGTATTACCCGAGAGCCGGCTAATGAAGAGATGAGAAAATCTTTTTGGGAATAA